One Granulicella sp. 5B5 DNA window includes the following coding sequences:
- a CDS encoding ATP-binding cassette domain-containing protein translates to MSEHIVEIAGLRKVYAGKNPVTAVDGIDLRVPDGLIYGLLGPNGAGKTTTISIATTRAIPTAGSVHIAGVDVVAHPALARRFIGVVPQYNTLDRSCTVAENIHFHCLYFGMTSIQAKARTAQLLEQFRLSDRAQAYPQALSGGLAQRLQIARAIAHHPRVLFLDEPSAGLDPQSRLAMWEAVQALRSEGITVVLTTHYMEEADELCDRLAIIDHGKILVEDTPAALKASIGGDKIFELRLNEPQNTMQLQSRLRELSGVNTIEPTDGGLRILANTQDGVLAAVVTTASSFGLRDVTTTEPSLETVFIRLTGRDLRE, encoded by the coding sequence TTGAGCGAACACATCGTCGAAATAGCAGGACTCCGCAAGGTTTACGCCGGAAAGAACCCCGTCACCGCCGTCGACGGCATCGACCTCCGTGTCCCCGACGGCCTCATCTACGGCCTGCTTGGCCCCAACGGCGCCGGCAAAACCACCACCATCTCCATCGCCACGACGCGCGCCATCCCCACCGCGGGCTCCGTCCACATCGCAGGTGTCGATGTCGTCGCGCACCCCGCGCTCGCGCGCCGCTTTATCGGCGTCGTCCCGCAGTACAACACACTCGACCGCTCCTGCACCGTCGCTGAAAACATCCACTTCCACTGCCTCTACTTCGGGATGACAAGCATCCAGGCCAAGGCCCGCACCGCGCAGCTGCTTGAGCAGTTCCGCCTCAGCGACCGTGCCCAGGCATACCCACAAGCCCTCAGCGGAGGCCTCGCACAGCGCCTGCAGATCGCCCGCGCCATCGCGCACCACCCGCGCGTCCTCTTTCTCGACGAGCCCAGCGCCGGCCTCGACCCCCAAAGCCGCCTCGCCATGTGGGAGGCCGTGCAAGCGCTCCGCAGCGAAGGCATTACCGTCGTCCTCACCACGCACTATATGGAGGAGGCCGACGAACTCTGCGACCGCCTCGCCATCATCGACCACGGCAAGATCCTCGTTGAAGACACACCAGCGGCCCTCAAAGCCTCCATCGGTGGCGACAAGATCTTCGAGCTCCGCCTCAACGAGCCGCAGAACACCATGCAGTTGCAGTCGCGCCTCCGCGAGCTCTCAGGCGTAAACACTATCGAACCCACTGACGGCGGCCTCCGCATCCTCGCCAACACACAGGATGGCGTCCTCGCAGCAGTCGTCACGACGGCAAGCAGCTTCGGTCTCCGCGACGTCACCACCACCGAGCCCAGCCTCGAAACCGTCTTCATCCGCCTCACCGGCCGCGACCTGCGCGAGTAA
- a CDS encoding SDR family oxidoreductase — protein sequence MGKLTGKVAVVTGGNSGLGLATAKLFVSEGAYVYITGRRQEELDKAVKEIGGNVTGVQGDVSKLADLDRLYAAVKAGHGRIDVLVANAGLGTLEPLGHITEEAYYLTFDVNVKGTIFTVQKALPLMQAGGSIIVTGSTAGVTGTPAFSTYSASKAAIRNLARSWALDLKGTGIRVNVLSPGATDTPALRHLGELAGGKDALYASFVSQTPLGRVSDPEDVAAVTLFLASNDSRSMTGSEVFADGGSAQV from the coding sequence ATGGGAAAGCTAACAGGGAAAGTCGCAGTCGTTACGGGCGGCAATAGTGGCCTTGGTCTGGCGACGGCAAAGCTGTTCGTCTCCGAGGGCGCATACGTCTACATCACGGGGCGGCGGCAGGAAGAGTTGGATAAGGCCGTTAAGGAAATCGGTGGCAATGTAACGGGAGTGCAAGGCGACGTATCCAAGCTCGCTGATCTGGACCGTCTCTACGCTGCTGTGAAGGCCGGCCACGGACGTATTGACGTACTCGTCGCAAACGCGGGCCTGGGAACACTGGAACCCCTGGGACACATCACAGAAGAGGCCTACTACCTGACCTTTGATGTCAATGTGAAGGGGACGATTTTCACCGTTCAGAAGGCGCTTCCGCTGATGCAGGCTGGTGGCTCGATTATCGTAACCGGCTCGACGGCCGGCGTGACGGGAACACCGGCTTTCAGCACTTACAGTGCCAGTAAAGCGGCGATCCGCAACCTTGCCCGCAGTTGGGCATTGGATCTCAAGGGTACGGGTATTCGGGTGAATGTTCTGTCGCCCGGCGCTACCGATACGCCCGCCCTTCGACATCTGGGAGAGTTAGCGGGTGGTAAGGATGCCTTGTACGCCAGCTTCGTCAGCCAGACGCCTCTTGGACGCGTGAGTGATCCCGAAGATGTCGCCGCTGTGACGCTTTTCCTGGCCTCCAACGACAGCCGCTCCATGACTGGAAGCGAGGTCTTTGCAGACGGTGGATCGGCTCAGGTGTAA
- a CDS encoding ABC transporter permease produces the protein MTETIATSNDTRMTVYTRAFAGLMLRDFRVLTRELMPFLVRVAMNPLLFLFVFTYVMPHMSGGGASPMASIAASTGGFGTVLLPGLMAVAIMFSGIAAVALPLAQEFGITREIDDRVMCPLPIAAVAAEKIVFSAIQSVIAAALVFPLAYYIPSTPVKVQVGSWLFLIVVIILASLVAGALGLTIGTSVQPKQIGLIFGVVVVPITFLGCVYYPWALLNQIPWLQYGVLVNPIVYMSEGLRSSLTPSAHMPDWLILTMLVFFLLLLTWVGMKGFARRVLS, from the coding sequence ATGACCGAAACTATTGCCACTTCCAACGACACCCGCATGACCGTCTACACCCGAGCCTTCGCAGGCCTCATGCTGCGCGACTTCCGCGTCCTCACCCGTGAGCTCATGCCCTTCCTCGTCCGCGTCGCAATGAACCCGCTGCTCTTCCTCTTTGTCTTCACCTATGTCATGCCGCACATGAGCGGCGGCGGTGCAAGCCCCATGGCCAGCATCGCCGCGAGCACCGGCGGCTTCGGCACAGTGCTCCTCCCCGGCCTCATGGCCGTCGCCATCATGTTCTCCGGTATCGCGGCTGTGGCTCTCCCGCTCGCGCAGGAGTTCGGCATCACCCGGGAGATCGACGACCGCGTCATGTGTCCGTTGCCCATCGCCGCCGTCGCCGCGGAGAAGATCGTCTTCTCCGCCATCCAAAGCGTCATCGCCGCTGCTCTCGTCTTCCCGCTCGCGTACTATATCCCGTCCACACCGGTGAAGGTGCAGGTCGGTAGTTGGCTCTTCCTTATCGTGGTCATCATCCTCGCCAGCCTCGTAGCAGGAGCCCTCGGCCTCACCATCGGCACCTCGGTTCAGCCCAAACAGATCGGCCTCATCTTCGGCGTCGTCGTGGTGCCCATCACGTTTCTTGGCTGCGTCTACTACCCCTGGGCGCTGCTCAACCAGATCCCCTGGCTGCAGTACGGCGTGCTCGTCAACCCCATCGTCTACATGAGCGAAGGCCTGCGCTCATCGCTAACGCCGTCGGCCCATATGCCTGACTGGCTCATCCTCACGATGTTGGTCTTCTTCCTGTTGCTGCTCACCTGGGTCGGCATGAAGGGTTTCGCCCGCCGCGTCCTCAGCTAA
- a CDS encoding DNA translocase FtsK — MKPNRLSIAPTRNRRLNEMLGLVVIVVAGLLLLSLLTYTPSDPSLDSVSSVAGPHAVHNWAGAFGAYLSDLLLQSLGIAVAFIPVVLLSIGISWLRSRPVGSGMSRLSGLLLWLVFAPATIALLPFSLHYKHAVPIAGLEGRLLCDALVKNLNLPGTTILCGLMVLLSLYLATSFTLTNAREWFASHFGFLSILSNGIATRRQRHQEANVDGAFASYQPSAAPAPEEPAQATANGSILSSFFHWFGRRKREVEELMEDETPTATEPPSMWETMPRTHVDAADAAGINVAAAAVAPYSAELAAAAAPIRTSGELPFVAQQQQDDWLNAPERHTPAPILPKPQLVPKPVPAQSMPAMPSPTANIRDQNIAFGERADANQLAVTILPKSIRGYKLPPSSLLYHSEEHAQVREDELRAEARVLVEKCAEFGVDGNVEQINPGPVVTTFEFRPDAGVKYARVTGLADDLCLAMAAESILIERMPGKSTVGIQVPNRERETIWLRDVVECESFAQSKSRLAIALGKDISGRIVTGDLASMPHVLIAGSTGSGKSVAINAMIMSVLYKSTPEQVRMILVDPKRVELGMYEGIPHLFTPIITEAKLAANALRNAVREMERRLKLLAANHVRNIDQFNKLFDHGSEYLFEDVNQEPLPYIMIVIDELADLMMLDRANVEEAITRLAQMARAVGIHLVLATQRPSVDVITGLIKANVPTRMSFRLATKVDSRTIIDSNGAESLLGRGDMLFLPPGTSRLQRVHAPFVTEKEIAAVTEFWRAQGQAEYVEGFLEGPKDEKGSGEGGSANDGDDNDPMFDDAVRLVFEFGKASTSLLQRRLRIGYGRAAHLIDLMERDGLVGPADGSKPREILKAPTYYSEVDAALR; from the coding sequence ATGAAGCCGAATCGTCTTTCCATCGCACCGACCCGCAACCGCAGACTGAACGAGATGCTGGGTCTCGTCGTCATCGTCGTTGCCGGCCTTCTGCTCCTCTCGCTGCTCACCTACACGCCGAGCGACCCGTCACTGGACTCCGTCAGCAGTGTTGCCGGGCCGCATGCGGTCCACAACTGGGCTGGCGCGTTTGGCGCGTACCTCTCTGATCTGCTGCTGCAGTCCCTCGGTATTGCGGTCGCGTTTATACCGGTGGTGCTGCTGAGTATCGGCATCTCGTGGCTGCGCTCGCGGCCTGTTGGGTCGGGGATGTCGCGGCTCAGCGGCCTGCTGCTGTGGCTCGTCTTTGCGCCTGCAACGATCGCTCTGCTGCCCTTCAGCCTGCACTACAAGCATGCTGTGCCGATCGCTGGCCTGGAAGGCCGGCTGCTGTGCGATGCACTCGTAAAGAACCTGAATCTGCCCGGCACGACCATCCTCTGCGGCCTGATGGTGCTGTTGTCGCTGTACCTTGCGACGAGCTTCACACTGACGAATGCGCGGGAGTGGTTTGCGTCACACTTCGGTTTCCTCAGCATCCTGAGCAACGGCATCGCCACACGCCGCCAACGTCATCAGGAGGCCAACGTCGACGGTGCGTTCGCCAGCTATCAGCCGAGCGCCGCTCCTGCTCCGGAAGAGCCTGCTCAAGCTACTGCGAATGGCTCGATCCTGAGCAGCTTCTTCCACTGGTTCGGCCGCCGCAAGCGCGAGGTGGAAGAGCTGATGGAAGATGAGACCCCGACCGCGACCGAACCGCCTTCCATGTGGGAGACGATGCCGCGCACGCATGTAGATGCTGCCGATGCTGCTGGCATCAACGTTGCGGCAGCAGCGGTTGCTCCCTACAGCGCGGAGCTTGCAGCCGCGGCTGCGCCCATCCGCACAAGTGGTGAACTGCCCTTTGTGGCGCAGCAGCAGCAGGACGACTGGTTGAACGCGCCGGAGCGTCATACGCCTGCGCCGATCCTGCCGAAGCCACAGCTTGTACCGAAGCCAGTGCCTGCTCAGTCGATGCCGGCGATGCCTTCGCCAACTGCTAACATCCGCGATCAGAACATCGCGTTCGGCGAGCGCGCCGATGCGAACCAGCTTGCCGTGACGATTCTGCCGAAGTCGATCCGTGGTTACAAGCTGCCGCCGAGTTCGTTGCTGTATCACAGCGAGGAGCATGCGCAGGTGCGTGAGGATGAGCTGCGCGCCGAGGCACGCGTGCTGGTGGAGAAGTGCGCCGAGTTCGGCGTGGACGGCAATGTCGAGCAGATCAACCCTGGCCCGGTTGTCACCACCTTCGAATTCCGTCCCGATGCTGGCGTGAAGTACGCGCGTGTAACTGGACTCGCAGATGATCTGTGCCTTGCGATGGCGGCTGAGTCGATATTGATCGAGCGCATGCCCGGTAAGTCGACCGTCGGCATCCAGGTGCCGAACCGTGAGCGCGAAACGATCTGGCTGCGTGATGTAGTGGAATGCGAGAGCTTTGCGCAGAGTAAGTCGCGACTGGCGATTGCGCTGGGCAAGGACATCAGCGGACGCATCGTTACGGGCGATCTGGCTTCGATGCCGCATGTGCTGATTGCCGGTTCGACAGGTTCAGGTAAGTCTGTTGCGATCAACGCCATGATTATGAGCGTGCTGTACAAGAGCACGCCGGAGCAGGTGCGCATGATCCTCGTTGACCCCAAGCGCGTGGAGCTGGGGATGTACGAAGGCATACCGCATCTGTTCACGCCGATCATCACCGAGGCGAAGCTCGCGGCGAATGCGCTGCGCAACGCGGTACGCGAGATGGAGCGGCGCCTGAAGCTGCTGGCCGCGAACCACGTGCGCAATATCGACCAGTTCAACAAACTGTTCGATCACGGCAGTGAGTATCTGTTCGAGGACGTAAACCAGGAGCCGCTGCCGTACATCATGATCGTGATCGACGAGTTGGCTGATTTGATGATGCTCGACCGCGCGAATGTGGAAGAGGCGATCACGCGGCTGGCACAGATGGCTCGCGCTGTCGGCATCCACCTGGTGCTCGCGACACAACGGCCATCGGTCGATGTGATCACTGGACTCATCAAAGCGAATGTGCCGACGCGCATGAGCTTCCGCCTGGCAACGAAGGTGGACTCACGCACGATCATCGACAGCAATGGTGCGGAGAGCCTGTTGGGGCGCGGCGACATGCTGTTCCTGCCGCCGGGGACCTCGCGGCTGCAGCGTGTACATGCTCCGTTTGTGACGGAGAAGGAGATCGCAGCGGTGACGGAGTTCTGGCGTGCGCAAGGGCAGGCCGAGTACGTTGAGGGCTTCCTGGAAGGGCCGAAGGACGAGAAGGGCAGCGGCGAAGGCGGCAGCGCGAATGATGGCGACGACAACGATCCGATGTTCGACGATGCGGTGCGGCTGGTCTTCGAGTTCGGCAAGGCTTCAACGTCGCTGCTGCAGCGCCGGTTGCGCATAGGCTATGGCCGCGCGGCGCACCTGATCGACCTGATGGAGAGGGACGGACTGGTTGGCCCTGCGGATGGATCGAAGCCGCGCGAGATTCTGAAGGCGCCGACGTACTACTCCGAGGTGGATGCCGCGTTGCGCTAG
- a CDS encoding YpdA family putative bacillithiol disulfide reductase — MRDAVEFDVLVIGAGPTGLACAIAAQNLGLKVVVVDKGCLTNSLFHYPANMTFFTTPELLEIGDIPFPSPNQKPTRMEALEYYRKVAQHYRLDVRQYENVDRVTGEDGRFEVHTTDSFERKKVHVTRKIIVSTGYYDLPNYMGIPGEDLTKVKHYYDEPHPYYAQDVLVIGGKNSAAIAALELWRHGARVTLVHRGAELHRHIKYWIKPDIENRIKNGEIAAHFSTTVSEIVEDSVTLLTPGGPKVIPNQFVFALTGYHPDFEFIEALGVKLDANNARCPVCNPESLESNVPGLYLAGVVVAGERTNEIFIENGRFHGAVIAADLAVKLMKAEVERPVAPEHTVAAE, encoded by the coding sequence ATGAGAGATGCGGTGGAGTTCGACGTTCTGGTGATTGGGGCAGGCCCGACGGGCTTGGCCTGTGCGATTGCAGCCCAGAATCTGGGGCTGAAGGTGGTGGTGGTCGACAAGGGCTGCCTGACGAACTCGCTGTTTCACTATCCGGCGAACATGACGTTCTTTACGACGCCGGAGCTGCTGGAGATCGGCGATATTCCCTTCCCTTCGCCGAACCAGAAGCCGACGCGCATGGAGGCGCTGGAGTACTACCGCAAGGTGGCGCAGCACTACCGGCTGGATGTGCGGCAGTACGAGAATGTGGACCGCGTGACGGGCGAAGACGGACGCTTCGAGGTGCACACGACGGACAGCTTCGAGCGCAAGAAGGTGCATGTTACGCGGAAGATTATCGTCTCGACGGGTTACTACGATCTGCCTAACTATATGGGCATACCGGGTGAGGACCTGACGAAGGTGAAGCACTACTACGACGAGCCGCACCCATACTATGCGCAGGATGTGCTGGTGATCGGCGGGAAGAACTCGGCTGCGATTGCGGCGCTGGAGCTGTGGCGGCATGGAGCGCGGGTGACGCTGGTGCATCGCGGGGCGGAGTTGCACCGGCACATCAAGTACTGGATCAAGCCGGACATCGAGAACCGGATCAAGAATGGGGAGATCGCTGCGCACTTCTCAACGACAGTGAGCGAGATTGTCGAGGACAGCGTGACGCTGCTGACGCCGGGCGGACCGAAGGTGATCCCGAACCAGTTTGTGTTTGCGCTGACTGGGTATCATCCGGACTTTGAGTTCATTGAGGCGCTGGGTGTGAAGCTGGATGCGAACAATGCGCGCTGTCCGGTGTGCAATCCTGAGTCGCTGGAGTCGAATGTTCCGGGGCTTTATCTGGCGGGGGTTGTGGTTGCGGGTGAGCGGACGAATGAGATCTTCATCGAGAATGGGAGGTTCCATGGCGCGGTGATCGCGGCAGACCTTGCGGTGAAGCTGATGAAGGCTGAGGTGGAGAGGCCGGTTGCGCCGGAGCATACGGTAGCTGCAGAGTAG
- a CDS encoding DoxX family membrane protein, protein MRAGRLSMGLLFLISGTSHFLFSQTYQRIIPPFLPDPHTIVLLSGLAEIAGGLGVILPGRRRAAAWGLACMLVAVFPANIYMAIHPELFPQIPGWLLWFRLPLQVPLIWWAYRYTQIED, encoded by the coding sequence ATGCGCGCTGGGCGATTGTCGATGGGCCTGCTCTTCCTCATCTCAGGCACGTCCCACTTCCTCTTCTCACAGACCTATCAACGGATAATTCCGCCGTTCCTGCCTGATCCCCATACGATTGTCCTGTTGAGCGGGCTCGCGGAGATTGCGGGAGGACTTGGCGTCATCCTTCCGGGAAGGCGCCGAGCGGCAGCGTGGGGACTCGCGTGCATGCTCGTCGCTGTGTTCCCGGCGAACATCTACATGGCAATCCATCCGGAGCTGTTCCCACAGATACCGGGCTGGTTGCTGTGGTTCCGCCTGCCGCTACAGGTACCGCTGATCTGGTGGGCATATCGCTACACGCAAATCGAGGACTAG
- a CDS encoding undecaprenyl-diphosphate phosphatase yields the protein MSLLKVLVLAIVQGLAELLPVSSSAHVVVAEKLLGLDPTSPEMTLVLVMLHTGTMFAVIVYFWTQWKRAYFSAEDAFKRFLVRAIWATLLTGVIGYPLQKLVAHLAFPNAPKAQIEDLFGRLDIVAAALFAVGILILWAGLAGRDAEAAATNAYERSISRSGENVTFAQAGWMGAVQAICLPFRGFSRSGATISTGLLAGANRERAERFSFALAVILTPPVIAREVLRLLHAKHDAAATGAVIDLHASMVAALFGMFFSFLAGLAALRWLSSWLEHGKWHLFGIYCLLASAVVAYLHFGPMHL from the coding sequence ATGTCACTGCTCAAGGTTCTCGTGCTGGCGATCGTGCAAGGTCTCGCCGAACTGCTTCCTGTCTCAAGCTCCGCGCACGTGGTCGTGGCTGAAAAGCTCCTCGGACTCGACCCGACCTCGCCGGAGATGACGCTCGTGCTGGTCATGCTCCATACCGGAACGATGTTCGCCGTGATCGTCTACTTCTGGACGCAGTGGAAGCGCGCCTACTTCTCCGCCGAGGACGCCTTCAAGCGCTTCCTGGTGCGCGCCATCTGGGCGACGCTGCTCACCGGCGTCATCGGCTACCCGCTGCAGAAGCTGGTCGCGCACCTCGCCTTCCCGAACGCACCGAAGGCGCAGATCGAAGACCTCTTCGGGCGGCTGGACATCGTCGCCGCTGCGCTGTTCGCTGTCGGCATCCTCATCCTCTGGGCCGGGCTGGCCGGGCGCGATGCCGAAGCCGCCGCCACCAACGCCTACGAGCGCTCCATCTCACGCTCGGGAGAGAACGTGACCTTCGCCCAGGCAGGGTGGATGGGCGCGGTGCAGGCCATCTGCCTGCCCTTCCGCGGCTTCTCGCGCTCGGGTGCGACGATCTCCACGGGCCTGCTTGCAGGCGCCAACCGCGAGCGCGCCGAGCGGTTCTCCTTCGCGCTGGCCGTGATCCTTACGCCGCCGGTGATCGCGCGCGAGGTGCTGCGCCTGCTACACGCCAAGCATGACGCCGCAGCCACAGGCGCGGTGATTGATCTGCATGCCAGCATGGTCGCAGCGCTGTTTGGGATGTTCTTCAGCTTCCTCGCCGGTCTTGCCGCGCTGCGCTGGCTGAGCAGTTGGCTGGAGCATGGCAAATGGCATCTCTTCGGCATCTACTGCCTGCTGGCAAGCGCCGTCGTTGCGTATCTGCACTTCGGGCCGATGCACCTCTAG
- a CDS encoding alpha/beta hydrolase produces the protein MFRFTASDGVSLAYEQWGQENGGTPVLLCHGYGINTQINWVIPGVVKALVAAGRHVVALDARGHGESDKPHDSRFYGEERMALDVSELMDTLSVSQVDLVGYSMGSIVALIVASREPRVRRLIVGGIGESAVILGGIDSRMLPFEAIVEAMLAEDSSTIQHPAVQAIRAFVDMCGADRLALAAQARMFHATPITLKSITAPTLVIVGDQDPLAQRPEVLVDAIVNARLAIKNGDHTRVANDPTFTPTLVGFLSQELEPTP, from the coding sequence ATGTTTCGATTTACTGCGTCTGATGGTGTCTCGCTCGCCTATGAACAATGGGGTCAGGAAAACGGAGGGACGCCTGTGTTGCTTTGCCACGGGTATGGCATCAACACCCAAATCAATTGGGTTATTCCTGGCGTGGTCAAAGCTCTGGTTGCAGCAGGCCGACACGTCGTTGCTCTTGACGCGCGTGGTCACGGTGAATCCGATAAGCCGCACGACTCTCGATTCTATGGCGAGGAACGAATGGCGCTCGATGTGTCCGAGTTGATGGATACTTTGAGTGTCTCTCAGGTGGATCTTGTCGGATACTCGATGGGCTCCATCGTCGCCCTGATCGTCGCCAGCCGAGAGCCACGCGTGCGCCGCCTGATCGTCGGGGGTATTGGTGAAAGTGCGGTCATCCTGGGGGGCATCGACAGCCGGATGTTGCCGTTTGAAGCCATTGTCGAAGCGATGCTTGCCGAAGACTCCTCTACGATTCAACATCCTGCGGTGCAAGCCATCAGAGCCTTCGTCGATATGTGCGGGGCGGACCGTCTGGCACTGGCGGCGCAGGCAAGAATGTTCCACGCCACGCCCATTACGCTTAAATCCATTACAGCCCCAACTCTGGTCATAGTCGGGGACCAAGATCCCTTGGCGCAGCGTCCTGAAGTTCTGGTGGACGCGATTGTGAATGCTCGGCTGGCGATTAAAAACGGAGACCATACCAGGGTCGCTAACGATCCAACGTTCACACCAACTCTGGTGGGGTTCCTCTCCCAAGAGCTAGAACCCACGCCATAA
- a CDS encoding amidohydrolase family protein encodes MKTITLEEHFVTEGFLKATGAYGEGTPTGLRVMRDKLLDLGAGRIAAMDEGGVDLQVLSLATTGIESLAATEQAAVLREVNDEAAASVKAHPERFAAFATVALKAPETAAKELERCVTQLGAKGLMVNGTVTTEGGEVLFMDAPRFLPVLEAAESLGVPVYIHPAPPPKAVWDAYYSGLPGETGFMLSIAGWGWHSETAIHLLRLVLAGVFDRLPKLKVIVGHMGEMLPYALARSNGGLSAAATHLQRSVTQTLLDQVFLTTSGYFTRPPFECCREVIGLERMMYSVDYPFSPNTRGKDFLASLGMSESDLDALRGENAAKVLGL; translated from the coding sequence ATGAAGACGATCACGCTGGAAGAGCACTTTGTCACTGAAGGATTTTTGAAGGCCACCGGTGCCTATGGCGAGGGCACGCCGACTGGCCTGCGGGTGATGCGGGACAAGCTGCTGGACCTCGGCGCAGGCCGCATCGCGGCGATGGATGAGGGCGGCGTGGATCTGCAGGTGCTGAGCCTGGCGACGACGGGGATCGAGTCGCTGGCCGCCACCGAGCAGGCCGCGGTGCTGCGCGAGGTGAACGACGAGGCCGCGGCGTCGGTGAAGGCGCATCCGGAGCGGTTCGCCGCGTTTGCGACGGTGGCGCTGAAGGCTCCGGAGACAGCCGCGAAGGAGCTGGAGCGCTGCGTGACGCAGCTCGGCGCGAAGGGCCTGATGGTCAACGGCACGGTGACGACCGAAGGCGGCGAGGTGCTCTTTATGGACGCGCCGCGGTTCCTCCCGGTGCTGGAGGCGGCCGAGTCGCTGGGCGTGCCGGTGTACATCCATCCCGCGCCGCCGCCGAAGGCCGTGTGGGATGCGTACTACTCCGGTCTGCCGGGCGAGACCGGCTTCATGCTCTCAATCGCCGGCTGGGGCTGGCACTCGGAGACGGCGATCCACCTGCTGCGGCTGGTGCTGGCAGGCGTCTTCGACCGGCTGCCGAAGCTGAAGGTGATCGTAGGGCACATGGGCGAGATGCTGCCCTACGCTTTGGCGCGATCGAATGGCGGCCTGTCGGCAGCGGCCACGCACCTGCAGCGCAGCGTGACGCAGACGCTGCTGGATCAGGTCTTCCTGACGACGAGCGGCTACTTCACGCGTCCACCATTCGAGTGCTGCCGCGAGGTGATAGGGCTGGAGCGGATGATGTACTCGGTGGACTACCCGTTCAGCCCGAACACGCGCGGCAAGGATTTTCTGGCATCGCTGGGGATGAGCGAGAGCGACTTGGATGCGCTGCGCGGGGAGAACGCGGCGAAGGTGCTGGGGTTGTAA
- a CDS encoding fumarate hydratase, which yields MTNIRQDDLVESVRAALQYISFYHPVDYIENLARAYELEQSPAAKDAMKQILVNSRMCAEGHRPICQDTGIVTIFIKLGMECRLVAADGGAATMSLQEMCDEGVRQAWLDPDNKLRGSILADPAFARKNTKDNTPCVVEVSVVKGDTVDVTVAAKGGGSEAKSKFVMLNPSDSVVDWVVKTVPTMGAGWCPPGMLGIGIGGTAEKAMLLAKQSLMDDINMQELKARGAETNIEKMRVEIYDKVNALGIGAQGLGGLTTVLDVKIYDWPTHAANLPVAMIPNCAATRHAHFVMDGSGAVYLDPPSLESWPKLTYEPHGAKRVDLDSLTHEEVSTWKPGDVLLLNGKLLTGRDAAHKRMTDMLSKGEKLPVDFTNRLIYYVGPVEAVRDEAVGPAGPTTATRMDKFTRQMLEQTGLLGMVGKAERGEIAIEAIRDNKAVYLIAIGGAAYLVSKAIKHSRLVAFEDLGMEAIYEFDVVDMPVTVAVDTHGTSVHVTGPAEWKQRIASSMSVAGVPILGQ from the coding sequence ATGACCAATATTCGCCAGGATGACCTCGTCGAGAGCGTGCGCGCGGCGCTGCAGTACATCAGCTTCTACCACCCGGTGGACTACATTGAGAACCTTGCGAGGGCGTATGAGCTGGAGCAGTCGCCTGCGGCGAAGGACGCGATGAAACAGATCCTGGTGAACTCGCGGATGTGCGCGGAGGGACACCGGCCGATCTGCCAGGACACGGGAATCGTGACGATCTTTATCAAACTGGGCATGGAGTGCCGGCTGGTAGCTGCTGACGGCGGCGCGGCAACGATGTCATTGCAGGAGATGTGCGACGAGGGTGTGCGGCAGGCTTGGCTGGACCCGGACAACAAGCTGCGCGGGAGCATCCTTGCCGACCCGGCGTTTGCGCGGAAGAACACGAAGGACAATACGCCGTGCGTGGTTGAGGTGTCGGTGGTGAAGGGCGACACGGTGGATGTGACCGTGGCGGCGAAGGGCGGCGGCAGCGAGGCGAAGAGCAAGTTTGTGATGCTGAACCCTTCGGACTCGGTGGTGGACTGGGTGGTGAAGACGGTGCCGACGATGGGCGCGGGGTGGTGTCCTCCCGGGATGCTGGGGATCGGTATTGGCGGCACGGCGGAGAAGGCGATGCTGCTGGCCAAGCAGAGCCTGATGGACGACATCAACATGCAGGAGCTGAAGGCACGGGGCGCGGAGACGAACATCGAGAAGATGCGCGTGGAGATTTATGACAAGGTGAATGCGCTGGGCATCGGAGCGCAAGGACTGGGCGGATTGACGACAGTGCTGGATGTGAAGATCTATGACTGGCCGACGCATGCGGCGAACCTGCCGGTGGCGATGATTCCGAACTGTGCTGCGACTCGGCATGCGCACTTTGTGATGGATGGCAGCGGGGCGGTGTATCTCGATCCGCCGTCGCTGGAGAGCTGGCCGAAGCTGACGTATGAGCCGCATGGGGCCAAGCGGGTGGACCTGGACTCGCTGACGCATGAAGAGGTGAGCACATGGAAGCCGGGCGATGTGCTGCTGCTGAATGGCAAACTGCTCACTGGACGCGATGCGGCGCACAAGCGCATGACGGACATGCTGTCGAAGGGAGAGAAGCTTCCTGTCGACTTTACGAACCGGCTGATCTACTACGTTGGGCCGGTGGAAGCGGTTCGCGATGAGGCGGTTGGGCCCGCGGGGCCGACGACAGCGACGCGCATGGACAAGTTCACTCGACAGATGCTGGAGCAGACAGGACTGCTGGGCATGGTGGGTAAAGCTGAGCGCGGCGAGATTGCCATCGAGGCGATCCGCGATAACAAGGCAGTGTACCTGATTGCGATTGGCGGCGCCGCGTACCTGGTGTCGAAGGCGATCAAGCACTCGCGGCTGGTGGCGTTTGAGGACCTTGGCATGGAGGCGATCTACGAGTTCGATGTCGTGGATATGCCTGTTACGGTTGCCGTCGATACGCATGGAACGAGCGTGCATGTGACCGGGCCAGCGGAGTGGAAGCAGCGCATCGCGAGCAGCATGAGCGTTGCAGGAGTGCCGATTTTAGGCCAGTAA